A stretch of the Gossypium hirsutum isolate 1008001.06 chromosome D07, Gossypium_hirsutum_v2.1, whole genome shotgun sequence genome encodes the following:
- the LOC107954094 gene encoding scarecrow-like protein 34 gives MEPKFTEFSDYINGFSVEDLDDTLRLNSVQYSNGTIGFEFNDPSPDPNFLNMNAAVAPSEPDPVTFVQPLTVSTDGSSISTSTGWSPEGESLSPSDDNDSTDPVLKYITQMLMEENMEEPHMFNNYLALKDTEKSLYEVLVEPYPQTSEPQPLLNQNMEAPESNLSGSTNGYWSASIGTNYGTGNYNDHQVVGEVWESPSSLSQPPLTGDYDFQPALQQPNSQVSVNSTNSLSNPGNRTMESSISELLAQNIFNDKESVLQFQRGFEEASKFLPSSNQLMIGLESNVFPTGQKGKVPNDVVKVGEDEREKLHEGLRGRKNHGRDLEDLEEERSNKQSATYTDESELSEMFDKVLLYPVGQFICCNDNESVQHTENKALRQKEQSNGSGAGKPRSKKQGKKETVDLRTLLILCAQAVSTNDHRTAGELLKQIKENSSPLGDGTQRLAHYFANGLEARMDGSGTVMQNFYMSLASKKTTAADMLKSYKGYLSACPFKKLPIFFANKMIYYMTEKASALHIVDFGILYGFQWPVLIQHLSNRPGGPPKLRITGIELPQSGFRPTERIEATGRRLANYCERFNVPFEYKAIAAQNWENIRIEDIKINSNEVLAVNSLFRFENLLDETAEVDCPRNAVLKLIRRMNPDIFVHSIINGSYNSPFFVTRFREALFHLSSVFDMFDNTSPRDEPGRLMFESELYGQEAVNVVACEGPARVQRPETYKQWQIRMTRAGFKPLPLNQELMTKLRHKLKAWYHKDFVIDENNHWLLQGWKGRILYASSCWVPAEES, from the coding sequence ATGGAGCCAAAGTTCACTGAATTCTCTGATTACATAAACGGCTTTAGTGTTGAAGATTTAGATGATACACTTCGGCTCAATTCTGTTCAGTACTCAAATGGCACAATCGGATTCGAGTTCAATGACCCTTCTCCAGATCCTAACTTTTTGAACATGAATGCTGCTGTTGCACCTTCTGAACCAGACCCTGTTACTTTTGTTCAACCGCTCACTGTAAGTACAGATGGGAGCTCGATTTCTACGTCCACAGGGTGGAGTCCGGAAGGGGAGTCTTTGTCACCTTCGGATGACAATGATTCAACGGATCCAGTTCTCAAGTACATAACTCAGATGCTTATGGAAGAGAACATGGAGGAGCCTCATATGTTTAATAACTATTTGGCTCTTAAAGACACTGAGAAATCATTATATGAAGTCCTCGTTGAGCCGTATCCTCAAACTAGTGAACCACAACCTTTGCTCAATCAGAATATGGAGGCCCCAGAAAGTAATCTTTCTGGTAGTACTAATGGCTATTGGTCTGCTAGTATTGGCACCAATTATGGGACTGGTAATTATAATGATCATCAGGTGGTTGGTGAGGTTTGGGAGTCGCCTTCTTCCTTGTCACAACCTCCTCTTACTGGTGACTATGACTTCCAGCCTGCTTTGCAACAGCCAAATTCACAGGTTTCCGTCAACTCAACTAATAGCTTGAGTAACCCGGGTAATAGGACAATGGAATCTTCTATTAGCGAGCTTCTAGCTCAGAACATCTTCAACGATAAAGAATCTGTCTTGCAGTTCCAAAGAGGGTTTGAGGAAGCCAGTAAATTCCTCCCTAGTAGCAATCAACTGATGATTGGTCTAGAAAGCAATGTATTTCCTACGGGGCAAAAGGGGAAGGTTCCAAATGATGTTGTCAAGGTGGGTGAGGATGAGAGGGAGAAGCTGCATGAGGGGTTGAGGGGTAGGAAGAACCATGGACGGGATCTCGAGGATTTGGAAGAAGAGAGGAGTAACAAGCAATCTGCAACTTATACAGATGAGAGCGAATTGTCGGAGATGTTTGATAAGGTGTTACTTTATCCTGTAGGACAATTTATATGTTGCAATGACAATGAAAGTGTACAGCACACAGAAAACAAAGCCTTGCGGCAGAAAGAACAATCAAATGGATCCGGTGCTGGGAAACCTCGCTCCAAAAAACAAGGGAAGAAAGAAACAGTGGATTTGAGGACTCTTCTAATTCTCTGTGCACAGGCTGTTTCCACCAATGATCATAGAACTGCTGGTGAACTGCTGAAGCAGATTAAAGAAAATTCTTCTCCTCTAGGTGACGGAACTCAGAGGTTGGCTCATTACTTTGCGAATGGCCTTGAGGCACGCATGGATGGCAGTGGAACTGTAATGCAAAACTTTTATATGTCTCTAGCTTCCAAGAAGACAACAGCTGCCGATATGTTGAAGTCTTACAAAGGCTACCTTAGTGCTTGTCCTTTTAAGAAGCTACCGATTTTCTTTGCAAACAAAATGATTTACTACATGACTGAGAAAGCAAGTGCCCTTCATATCGTAGATTTCGGTATCCTGTATGGTTTCCAATGGCCGGTTCTTATCCAGCATCTCTCAAATAGACCTGGTGGGCCTCCTAAGCTACGCATAACAGGAATAGAGCTTCCCCAAAGTGGTTTTCGCCCAACGGAAAGGATTGAGGCAACAGGTCGTCGCCTGGCAAATTATTGCGAGCGATTTAATGTTCCGTTTGAGTACAAGGCTATAGCAGCTCAAAACTGGGAAAATATTCGAATTGAGGATATCAAGATTAATAGCAATGAGGTGCTTGCTGTAAATTCTCTTTTTCGGTTTGAGAATCTGCTTGATGAGACTGCCGAAGTGGATTGTCCGAGGAATGCTGTGCTTAAATTGATCAGGAGAATGAACCCTGATATTTTTGTTCACTCTATAATTAATGGATCATACAACTCTCCCTTCTTTGTTACAAGGTTCAGGGAGgctttatttcatctttcatcaGTATTCGATATGTTTGATAATACATCACCTCGTGATGAGCCTGGAAGATTGATGTTTGAGAGCGAGCTTTATGGGCAGGAAGCAGTGAATGTTGTAGCATGTGAGGGTCCAGCAAGGGTTCAGAGGCCAGAAACATACAAGCAATGGCAGATTCGGATGACAAGAGCAGGGTTCAAGCCACTTCCATTGAACCAGGAACTAATGACCAAACTTCGGCATAAGTTGAAGGCTTGGTACCACAAAGATTTTGTAATTGATGAAAACAATCACTGGTTGTTGCAGGGATGGAAAGGCAGGATTCTTTATGCTTCCTCCTGTTGGGTACCTGCAGAGGAGTCTTGA